The following coding sequences lie in one Rutidosis leptorrhynchoides isolate AG116_Rl617_1_P2 chromosome 6, CSIRO_AGI_Rlap_v1, whole genome shotgun sequence genomic window:
- the LOC139855464 gene encoding uncharacterized protein, which produces MTSFEVKIAKANTIIWFQKHQWLTNLFRVIEILTFMIMIIKYLTQYPFFVIRFSMSDHFKGLSFAVFSPRFVFVIGNLIILILLFESRVIENGERNEKTDNVYDEYVKTCEKRVVSGNSNNNSNSNSSNVVTSNKKRIFRTRSENMTRVEYKQDQTNNLRRSVTERKIEKKNDCGGGDMVGPEKRRVADELSNDEFRRTVEAFIARQQQSLRDEELAPVPYIGA; this is translated from the coding sequence ATGACGTCATTTGAGGTTAAAATTGCAAAAGCTAACACGATCATCTGGTTCCAGAAGCATCAATGGCTCACGAATCTTTTTCGAGTTATAGAGATACTTACTTTCATGATCATGATTATTAAGTATCTAACTCAATACCCATTTTTCGTCATTCGATTCTCGATGAGTGATCATTTCAAGGGACTATCATTCGCGGTTTTTAGCCCGAGATTTGTTTTTGTGATTGGTAACTTGATCATCTTAATTCTCTTATTCGAATCTCGAGTTATTGAAAATGGAGAACGTAACGAAAAAACTGACAATGTTTATGACGAGTATGTTAAAACATGTGAAAAGAGGGTCGTAAGTGGAAACAGTAACAATAACAGTAACAGTAATAGTAGTAATGTTGTGACAAGTAACAAAAAAAGGATTTTCAGGACTCGATCTGAGAATATGACACGAGTGGAGTACAAACAGGATCAAACAAATAACTTAAGGCGATCGGTGACAGAGAGAAAAATAGAGAAGAAGAATGATTGTGGTGGCGGAGATATGGTGGGGCCGGAGAAAAGACGTGTGGCGGATGAGCTAAGCAACGATGAGTTCAGGCGAACAGTGGAAGCGTTTATTGCAAGACAGCAACAATCGTTACGAGATGAAGAGCTGGCTCCGGTACCATATATTGGTGCATAG
- the LOC139852550 gene encoding diaminopimelate decarboxylase 2, chloroplastic-like — protein MAAASSSHLHLQSLSFSKTLINQSLITNTPKTLISFKPNSRITPFSVRAVISQTPLQTQQFNHCFTKKDDGFLYCEELKVQEVMEVVEKRPFYLYSKPQITRNVEAYKDALEGLNSIIGYAIKANNNYKILQHLRSLGCGAVLVSGNELRLALRAGFDPTRCIFNGNGKLLEDLVLAAQEGVFVNIDSEFDLDNIVSAARIAKKKVNVLLRINPDVDPQVHPYVATGNKNSKFGIRNEKLQWFLDAVKSYPDELKLVGAHCHLGSTITKVDIFRDAAAIMVKFIDEIRDQGFDINYLNIGGGLGIDYYHKGTILPTPRDLIDTVRELVKSRNLNLIIEPGRSLIANTCCLVNRVTGVKTNGTKNFIVIDGSMAELIRPSLYDAYQHIELVSPPPPDSPVTTFDVVGPVCESADFLGKNRDLPAPASGSGLVVHDAGAYCMSMASTYNLKMRPPEYWVEENGSVAKIRHGETFEDHMRFFEGL, from the exons ATGGCGGCTGcatcttcttctcatctccatcttCAATCACTCTCATTTTCCAAAACCCTAATTAATCAATCTCTGATCACAAAcacacccaaaaccctaatttcatttaAACCCAATTCAAGAATCACCCCCTTTTCCGTCCGGGCAGTCATATCACAAACCCCGTTACAAACCCAACAATTTAACCACTGTTTTACTAAAAAAGACGATGGCTTTTTGTACTGCGAAGAACTTAAAGTTCAAGAAGTAATGGAAGTAGTTGAAAAAAGACCCTTTTATCTTTATAGTAAACCCCAAATAACAAGAAATGTTGAGGCTTATAAAGATGCTTTAGAAGGATTGAATTCAATTATTGGGTATGCTATCAAAGCTAATAATAATTACAAGATTTTACAACATTTGAGGAGTCTGGGGTGTGGTGCagttttggttagtggaaatgaacTTAGATTAGCACTCCGTGCTGGTTTTGATCCTACAAG GTGTATcttcaatggaaatgggaagcttTTGGAGGATCTTGTCCTTGCTGCTCAAGAAGGTGTATTTGTTAACATAGACAGTGAATTTGATTTGGATAATATCGTATCAGCTGCAAGAATTGCTAAAAAGAAGGTTAATGTACTGCTTCGAATCAATCCGGATGTTGACCCTCAG GTTCATCCTTATGTTGCAACGGGGAACAAGAACTCAAAATTTGGAATAAGAAATGAGAAACTGCAATGGTTTTTAGACGCCGTTAAGTCTTATCCTGATGAGCTTAAGTTGGTTGGAGCTCATTGCCATCTTGGATCTACCATTACAAAG GTTGACATATTCAGAGATGCTGCAGCCATAATGGTGAAGTTTATCGATGAAATTCGGGACCAAGGGTTTGATATAAATTATTTGAACATTGGAGGTGGTCTCGGGATTGATTATTATCATAAGGGTACCATTCTTCCAACACCAAGAGATCTCATTGACACA GTCCGGGAACTAGTCAAGTCTAGAAACCTTAATCTAATCATTGAGCCAGGAAGGTCACTGATTGCAAATACTTGCTGTTTGGTCAATCGTGTCACCGGTGTAAAAACAAACGGCACGAAAAACTTTATTGTGATTGATGGAAGCATGGCTGAACTTATTCGTCCTAGCTTATACGATGCTTATCAG CACATAGAACTGGTGTCTCCTCCACCACCTGATTCTCCGGTTACGACTTTTGATGTCGTGGGCCCTGTCTGTGAATCGGCCGATTTCTTGGGAAAGAACAGGGACCTTCCTGCTCCAGCTAGT GGTTCTGGGCTTGTAGTTCATGATGCAGGTGCCTACTGCATGAGTATGGCTTCAACTTACAACCTCAAGATGCGGCCACCAGAATATTGG GTTGAAGAAAATGGATCAGTAGCCAAAATCAGGCATGGGGAGACTTTTGAAGATCATATGAGATTTTTTGAAGGACTCTGA